Proteins encoded together in one Mycolicibacter minnesotensis window:
- the purL gene encoding phosphoribosylformylglycinamidine synthase subunit PurL codes for MPVTPPIALDTVEHAAATPEHPQPFAELGLKDDEYQRIRDILGRRPTDAELAMYSVMWSEHCSYKSSKVHLRYFGETTTDEMRKAMLAGIGENAGVVDIGDGWAVTFKVESHNHPSYIEPYQGAATGVGGIVRDIMAMGARPVAVMDQLRFGAADAPDTRRVLDGVVRGIGGYGNSLGLPNIGGETIFDPCYAGNPLVNALCVGVLKKEDLHLAFASGAGNKIILFGARTGLDGIGGVSVLASDTFGGDESGAGRKKLPSVQVGDPFTEKVLIECCLELYAAKLVVGIQDLGGAGLSCATSELASAGDGGMAIELEKVPLRAANMTPAEVLSSESQERMCAVVTPENVDAFMAVCAKWDVLATVIGEVTDGDRLQITWHGQTVVDVPPRTVAHEGPVYERPVARPDTQDALNADRSDKLPRPVSGEELRATLLALLGSPHLCSRAFITEQYDRYVRGNTVLAENADGGMLRIDEESGRGITISTDASGRYTKLDPYAGAQLALAEAYRNVAVTGATPIAVTNCLNFGSPEDPGVMWQFAEAVRGLADGCAALGIPVTGGNVSFYNQTGATPIHPTPVVGVLGVIDDVGRRIPTALGVEPGETLILLGDTRDEFDGSIWAQVTGDHLGGLPPKVDLAREQLLAEVVSAASRDGLVSAAHDLSEGGLIQAVVESSIAGETGCRILLPEDADPFVFLFSESAGRALVAVPRTEESRFRSMCEARGLPATRVGVVDQASQEVEVQGQFSVSLAELRSTSEAVLPGIFG; via the coding sequence GTGCCCGTGACGCCCCCGATCGCGCTGGACACCGTCGAACACGCCGCTGCAACGCCCGAGCACCCGCAACCGTTCGCCGAGTTGGGTCTCAAGGACGACGAGTATCAGCGCATCCGAGACATCCTGGGCCGCCGGCCCACCGACGCCGAGCTGGCGATGTACTCGGTGATGTGGAGCGAACACTGCTCTTACAAGTCCTCCAAGGTGCACCTGCGCTACTTCGGCGAGACCACCACCGACGAGATGCGCAAGGCGATGCTGGCCGGTATCGGCGAGAACGCCGGTGTGGTCGACATCGGTGACGGATGGGCTGTCACCTTCAAGGTGGAGTCGCACAACCACCCGTCCTACATCGAGCCGTATCAGGGTGCGGCCACCGGAGTGGGCGGCATCGTGCGCGACATCATGGCGATGGGTGCCCGCCCGGTTGCGGTGATGGATCAGCTGCGTTTCGGCGCCGCCGACGCCCCCGACACCCGCCGGGTGCTCGACGGGGTGGTGCGCGGCATCGGCGGCTACGGCAACTCGTTGGGACTGCCCAACATCGGCGGTGAAACCATCTTCGATCCCTGCTACGCGGGCAACCCCTTGGTCAACGCCCTGTGTGTCGGCGTGCTCAAGAAGGAAGACCTGCACCTGGCATTCGCCTCCGGTGCCGGTAACAAGATCATTCTGTTCGGCGCCCGTACCGGCCTCGACGGCATCGGCGGGGTGTCCGTGTTGGCCTCGGACACCTTCGGCGGTGACGAGAGCGGTGCCGGCCGCAAGAAGCTTCCGTCGGTTCAGGTCGGCGATCCGTTCACCGAGAAGGTGCTCATCGAGTGCTGCCTGGAGCTCTATGCCGCCAAGTTGGTGGTCGGCATTCAGGACCTTGGCGGGGCCGGATTATCTTGCGCGACTTCCGAGTTGGCATCCGCCGGCGACGGCGGAATGGCTATCGAGCTGGAGAAGGTGCCGCTTCGTGCGGCAAACATGACTCCTGCGGAGGTGCTCTCCAGCGAGTCGCAGGAACGCATGTGTGCCGTGGTCACCCCGGAGAACGTGGACGCCTTCATGGCGGTCTGCGCCAAGTGGGACGTGCTGGCCACCGTGATCGGTGAGGTCACCGACGGTGACCGTCTGCAGATCACCTGGCACGGTCAGACCGTCGTCGACGTGCCGCCCCGCACCGTGGCCCACGAAGGCCCGGTGTATGAGCGTCCGGTCGCGCGCCCCGACACCCAGGATGCGCTCAACGCCGACCGCTCGGACAAGCTGCCGCGGCCGGTCTCCGGCGAGGAGCTGCGCGCGACTCTGCTTGCGCTGCTGGGTAGCCCGCACTTGTGCAGTCGCGCGTTCATCACCGAGCAGTACGACCGCTACGTGCGCGGCAACACCGTGCTGGCCGAGAACGCCGACGGCGGAATGCTGCGCATCGACGAGGAATCCGGGCGCGGAATCACGATCTCCACCGACGCATCGGGCCGCTACACCAAGCTCGACCCCTATGCCGGGGCGCAGCTGGCGCTGGCCGAGGCCTACCGCAACGTGGCGGTCACCGGTGCTACCCCGATCGCCGTCACCAACTGCCTGAACTTCGGTTCCCCGGAGGACCCCGGGGTGATGTGGCAGTTCGCCGAGGCCGTGCGCGGCCTGGCCGACGGCTGTGCGGCACTGGGGATTCCGGTCACCGGAGGCAACGTCAGCTTCTATAACCAGACGGGCGCCACCCCCATCCACCCGACGCCGGTAGTGGGAGTGCTTGGTGTCATCGACGATGTGGGTCGACGAATTCCCACCGCTCTCGGGGTCGAGCCGGGCGAGACGCTGATCCTGCTCGGTGACACCCGCGATGAGTTCGACGGTTCGATCTGGGCGCAGGTGACCGGCGATCACCTGGGCGGACTGCCGCCGAAGGTCGACCTGGCCCGTGAGCAGTTGCTCGCCGAGGTGGTGAGTGCGGCGTCGCGCGACGGTCTGGTGTCGGCCGCGCACGACCTGAGTGAGGGCGGGTTGATCCAGGCCGTGGTCGAGTCGTCGATCGCCGGTGAAACCGGTTGCCGCATCCTGCTTCCCGAAGATGCCGACCCGTTCGTGTTCCTGTTCTCCGAGTCGGCGGGCAGGGCGCTGGTCGCGGTGCCGCGCACCGAGGAGAGTCGATTCCGTTCCATGTGCGAGGCGCGTGGCTTGCCGGCCACCCGTGTCGGTGTGGTGGACCAGGCCTCCCAAGAGGTGGAGGTTCAGGGCCAGTTCAGCGTCTCGCTGGCGGAACTGCGCAGCACCTCAGAGGCTGTGCTGCCGGGGATTTTCGGATAG
- the purM gene encoding phosphoribosylformylglycinamidine cyclo-ligase: MTSAESSSQGVTYASAGVDIDAGDRAVELFKPLAAKATRPEVRGGLGGFAGLFALRNDYREPLLASSTDGVGTKLAIAQALDKHDTVGIDLVAMVVDDLVVCGAEPLFLQDYIAVGRTVPERVAAIVSGIAEGCVQAGCALLGGETAEHPGLMAPDHYDISATGVGVVEADDVLGPDRVRPGDVLIAMGSSGLHSNGYSLARAVLLDIDHMNLAGHVEEFGRTLGEELLEPTRIYAKDCLALAAETQVRTFCHVTGGGLAGNLARVIPDGLVAEVDRGTWTPAPVFAMIAQRGRVSRAEMEKTFNLGVGMVAVVAPEDTDRALAILTARHVDCWPLGTVAKPGKNAEPGDGATLVGEHPRF, from the coding sequence ATGACCTCAGCAGAATCAAGCTCCCAGGGCGTTACGTACGCATCGGCAGGAGTAGACATCGACGCCGGTGACAGGGCCGTCGAGTTGTTCAAACCATTGGCAGCCAAGGCCACTAGGCCGGAGGTGCGGGGTGGACTCGGCGGTTTCGCCGGCCTGTTCGCCCTGCGCAACGACTACCGCGAGCCGCTGTTGGCGTCCTCCACCGACGGTGTGGGAACCAAGCTGGCGATCGCCCAGGCGCTGGACAAGCACGACACCGTCGGCATCGATCTGGTGGCCATGGTCGTCGACGATCTGGTGGTGTGTGGTGCCGAGCCGCTGTTCCTGCAGGACTACATCGCCGTGGGACGCACCGTGCCGGAGCGGGTCGCCGCTATCGTCTCGGGGATCGCCGAGGGGTGTGTGCAGGCCGGTTGCGCGCTACTGGGCGGGGAGACTGCTGAACATCCCGGGCTGATGGCTCCCGATCACTACGACATCTCCGCGACCGGTGTAGGCGTCGTGGAGGCCGACGACGTGCTGGGACCGGACCGGGTCCGTCCTGGTGACGTCTTGATCGCGATGGGCTCCTCAGGCCTGCATTCCAACGGCTACTCACTGGCCCGCGCCGTCTTGCTGGACATCGACCATATGAACCTGGCGGGACATGTCGAGGAATTCGGCCGCACCCTGGGTGAGGAACTTCTGGAACCCACCCGCATCTACGCCAAGGACTGCCTGGCGCTGGCTGCCGAGACTCAGGTGCGGACCTTCTGCCATGTGACGGGCGGCGGCCTCGCCGGCAACCTGGCCCGCGTCATTCCCGATGGGCTGGTCGCCGAGGTAGACCGTGGCACCTGGACGCCGGCACCGGTGTTCGCCATGATCGCCCAGCGCGGACGGGTGAGCCGCGCCGAGATGGAGAAGACCTTCAACCTGGGTGTCGGCATGGTTGCCGTCGTCGCGCCGGAGGACACCGACCGCGCGCTGGCGATTCTGACCGCCCGACACGTTGACTGCTGGCCGTTGGGCACCGTGGCCAAACCGGGGAAGAACGCCGAACCGGGAGACGGGGCCACGCTCGTTGGGGAGCACCCGAGGTTCTAG
- a CDS encoding aminodeoxychorismate lyase, with translation MAADVDADDTVVTIITVGGGPAAAGAPLLHADDLAALRGDGIFETLLVRDGAPCLLDAHLRRLARSAELMDLPAPDLEQWRRAVDDAVQQWAGEGEGALRMIYSRGRESGSAPTAYVMLTPLPDRIAAARRDGVAVVTLDRGLSTQGLEMPWLLAGAKTLSYAVNMAALRYAAKQGADDVIFVSSDGYVLEGPRSTVVLVEPGRLITPPLSHPILRGTTQEALFEVARAAGYECDYAPLRSADLGAAHDLWLVSSITLSARVHTLDGRALTPRLPEQEFAGLVEAAIGH, from the coding sequence ATGGCAGCCGACGTCGATGCGGACGACACCGTCGTGACGATCATCACGGTGGGCGGCGGCCCGGCCGCCGCCGGCGCGCCGCTGTTGCACGCCGATGACTTGGCGGCGCTGCGCGGCGACGGGATCTTCGAGACGCTGCTGGTGCGTGACGGCGCCCCGTGTCTGCTCGATGCCCACCTACGGCGGCTGGCGCGCTCCGCGGAGTTGATGGACCTGCCGGCCCCGGATCTGGAGCAGTGGCGCCGGGCCGTGGACGACGCGGTGCAGCAGTGGGCCGGGGAGGGCGAGGGTGCGCTGCGGATGATCTACAGCAGGGGCCGAGAGAGCGGTTCGGCGCCTACCGCGTATGTGATGCTGACCCCGCTGCCGGACCGCATCGCGGCGGCTCGCCGGGACGGCGTGGCGGTGGTGACCCTGGACCGCGGCCTGTCCACGCAGGGGCTGGAGATGCCGTGGCTGCTTGCGGGCGCCAAGACGCTGTCGTATGCGGTGAACATGGCGGCGCTGCGGTATGCGGCCAAACAAGGTGCCGACGACGTGATCTTCGTCAGCTCCGACGGCTACGTCTTGGAAGGGCCGCGTTCCACGGTGGTACTGGTGGAGCCCGGTCGGCTCATCACCCCTCCGCTGTCGCACCCGATCCTGCGCGGCACCACTCAGGAGGCACTGTTCGAGGTGGCCCGCGCCGCGGGCTACGAATGCGACTACGCACCGCTTCGGTCAGCGGATCTGGGCGCGGCGCACGATCTGTGGCTGGTATCCAGCATCACCCTGTCGGCGCGGGTACACACCCTGGACGGACGCGCATTGACCCCGCGGCTGCCGGAGCAGGAATTCGCCGGACTGGTCGAGGCTGCGATCGGTCACTGA
- the ygfZ gene encoding CAF17-like 4Fe-4S cluster assembly/insertion protein YgfZ: MPAVPAPDSGPDAGAIWHYGDPFGEQRSAESAVVVVDRSHRPVLTLTGSDRKTWLHSLCTQHVAELPDGASTENLTLDAKGHIQNHWIQTELNEHTYLDTEPWRGTPLAEHLRKMVFWADVAIEPAGLAVLSLLGPERGAPAVLDTLGLSAAPGLTAEPLPGSLGFARQVPGRDVLELVVPCAAKDEVQRRLIQAGVRPAGVWAYEAERVTAGRPRLGVDTDERSIPHELNWIGGPGVGAVHLDKGCYSGQETVSRVHNLGKPPRMLVLLHLDGSVDRPSTGDPVTSGGRPVGRLGTVVDHYEFGPIALALLKRGLPADTALLTGAGSEVSAVIDPESMPPPDAPGAGRLAVDRLRGRV; this comes from the coding sequence GTGCCCGCCGTCCCCGCACCCGATTCCGGCCCCGACGCGGGCGCGATCTGGCACTACGGCGACCCGTTCGGCGAGCAGCGCAGCGCCGAATCAGCGGTCGTGGTGGTAGATCGGTCGCACCGGCCCGTGCTGACGCTCACGGGTTCGGACCGCAAAACCTGGCTGCACAGTCTGTGCACCCAGCACGTCGCCGAGCTGCCCGACGGCGCCAGCACCGAGAACTTGACCCTGGACGCCAAGGGCCACATTCAGAACCACTGGATCCAAACCGAGCTGAACGAACACACCTACCTCGACACCGAGCCGTGGCGGGGTACGCCGCTGGCCGAGCATCTACGCAAGATGGTGTTCTGGGCCGACGTGGCCATCGAGCCGGCCGGCCTCGCGGTGCTGTCACTGCTGGGTCCCGAGCGCGGCGCCCCAGCGGTTCTGGACACGCTGGGGCTGTCCGCGGCGCCGGGACTCACCGCCGAGCCGCTGCCCGGTTCGCTGGGCTTCGCGCGCCAGGTTCCGGGCCGTGACGTACTGGAGTTGGTGGTGCCCTGCGCCGCCAAGGACGAGGTGCAGCGCCGCCTGATCCAGGCCGGGGTCCGGCCTGCCGGAGTGTGGGCCTACGAGGCCGAACGGGTGACCGCGGGGCGGCCGCGGTTGGGCGTGGACACCGACGAGCGCAGCATTCCGCACGAGTTGAACTGGATCGGTGGACCCGGCGTCGGCGCAGTGCACCTGGACAAGGGGTGCTACAGCGGGCAAGAGACGGTGTCGCGAGTGCACAACCTGGGCAAGCCGCCACGGATGCTGGTGTTGCTGCACCTGGACGGATCGGTGGACCGACCCTCGACCGGAGACCCGGTCACCTCAGGTGGGCGGCCGGTGGGCCGACTGGGGACCGTGGTGGACCACTACGAGTTCGGTCCGATCGCGCTGGCGCTGCTCAAGCGTGGGCTCCCCGCCGATACTGCGCTGCTGACCGGAGCCGGCTCGGAGGTCAGCGCGGTGATCGATCCGGAATCGATGCCGCCGCCGGATGCACCGGGTGCCGGCCGGCTGGCCGTCGACCGACTGCGCGGTCGGGTTTGA
- a CDS encoding MarR family winged helix-turn-helix transcriptional regulator, protein MTNTPEADLSRNLLWLLKQAFYYSLTTVNEAIGHHGVSSAQIALLRQLADEPGLSGAQLARRLLITPQGAQLAVSALERRGLVERTRDPRHGRILRAYLTEEGRAVTAVVVTDALDAHDEVFGVLSSDEQEALRGLLTRFVDHHNGRPQP, encoded by the coding sequence ATGACAAATACGCCGGAAGCGGATCTGAGCCGCAATCTTCTGTGGCTGCTCAAACAGGCGTTTTACTACTCGCTGACCACGGTGAACGAGGCGATCGGCCACCATGGTGTGAGCAGCGCCCAGATCGCCCTGCTGCGCCAGCTCGCCGATGAACCCGGTCTGTCCGGTGCTCAACTCGCCCGTCGCCTGCTCATCACCCCGCAGGGCGCACAACTGGCGGTGAGTGCGTTGGAGCGTCGCGGGTTGGTGGAGCGCACGAGGGATCCCCGCCACGGCCGAATCCTGCGGGCCTATCTGACCGAGGAGGGGCGCGCGGTCACCGCGGTCGTGGTGACCGACGCGCTCGACGCCCACGACGAGGTGTTCGGCGTCCTGTCGTCGGACGAGCAGGAGGCCCTCCGTGGGCTGTTGACACGCTTCGTGGACCATCACAACGGCCGGCCGCAGCCGTGA
- a CDS encoding alpha/beta hydrolase: MQAPARHPLLVWAWGLLRLKFVGVAFGALFFCLSLTPSLLPRDWLFQGLIGGINAAFGYGLGVLIGATVDRFLLRGAHWWPPPRRVLIALKAAVVVASPAACVLMLIPAAGWQRQVSELLGIEGPQTLGYLRTLGVAIGVAAALISTVRVLIDASRLLARALVRRWHLHSEVATFIGSAIVVVMLTMLINGVLIRGFFAGASAVFQPEDSAIAPGTAQPEQPQRSGSPESLAPWATLGSQGRSFVAGGAHAAELTQVNGRPAREPIRVYAGLHSAGDDQARMQLVLDELERTHAFDRQVLVVVPTTGTGWVDPAAADALEMIYNGDTAIVAVQYSYLPSWISFLADQRKSMDSGRLLVRTIAERWRSLPEAHRPTLVLYGESLGSMAGQAAFDWLPDVAEMGYEAVLWVGPPQASPLWHALLVRRDPGSTAVLPRYDNGRTVRFAQGTLPAEIGRISVPPWNGTRVLFLQHASDPVIWWSPDLLFARPDWLTEPPGPDRTTSMRWYPVVTFWQVSADLFHGEQMPAGHGHNYADTILDGWVAVLPPPGWTSADTERIRTALHRR; this comes from the coding sequence ATGCAGGCACCAGCCCGACACCCGCTGCTGGTGTGGGCGTGGGGCCTGCTGCGGCTCAAGTTCGTCGGAGTGGCGTTCGGGGCGCTGTTCTTCTGCCTGTCCTTGACTCCGTCACTGCTTCCTCGTGACTGGCTGTTCCAAGGTCTGATCGGCGGCATCAACGCGGCTTTCGGCTACGGGCTGGGGGTGCTGATCGGTGCGACGGTGGACCGGTTCCTGCTGCGCGGCGCGCACTGGTGGCCGCCGCCGCGCCGGGTCTTGATCGCGTTGAAGGCGGCTGTGGTGGTGGCGTCCCCGGCGGCGTGCGTCCTGATGCTGATTCCCGCCGCCGGCTGGCAGCGGCAGGTGTCCGAGCTGCTGGGCATCGAAGGCCCGCAGACCCTGGGTTACCTGCGCACCCTGGGTGTCGCGATCGGGGTAGCGGCGGCGCTGATCTCGACTGTGCGGGTGCTGATCGACGCGAGTCGGCTACTGGCGCGGGCCTTGGTGCGGCGTTGGCACCTGCACAGTGAAGTCGCCACGTTCATCGGCAGCGCGATCGTTGTCGTGATGCTGACCATGTTGATCAACGGCGTGCTGATCCGCGGCTTCTTCGCCGGTGCCAGTGCGGTGTTCCAGCCCGAGGACAGCGCCATCGCGCCCGGGACGGCCCAGCCGGAGCAACCGCAGCGATCCGGCAGCCCGGAGTCTTTGGCGCCCTGGGCCACCCTGGGAAGTCAGGGTCGCAGCTTCGTAGCCGGGGGAGCACACGCGGCCGAGCTGACCCAGGTCAACGGTCGGCCCGCCCGCGAGCCCATCCGGGTGTATGCCGGCCTGCACAGTGCCGGTGACGATCAGGCCCGCATGCAACTTGTGCTCGATGAACTGGAACGTACTCATGCCTTTGACCGGCAGGTGCTGGTCGTGGTGCCCACCACCGGCACCGGTTGGGTCGACCCTGCCGCGGCCGACGCACTGGAGATGATCTACAACGGCGACACCGCTATCGTCGCCGTGCAGTACTCCTACCTGCCCAGCTGGATCTCGTTCCTGGCCGATCAACGCAAGTCCATGGACTCCGGCCGGTTGCTGGTCCGTACCATCGCCGAGCGCTGGCGGAGCCTGCCCGAAGCGCACCGGCCCACCCTGGTGCTTTACGGCGAAAGCCTGGGATCGATGGCCGGGCAGGCCGCATTCGACTGGCTGCCCGACGTCGCCGAGATGGGCTACGAGGCCGTGCTGTGGGTGGGGCCGCCGCAGGCCAGTCCGCTCTGGCATGCGCTGCTGGTGCGCCGCGATCCCGGCAGCACCGCCGTACTGCCGCGCTACGACAACGGTCGCACGGTGCGGTTCGCCCAGGGCACGCTGCCCGCTGAGATCGGCCGGATCTCCGTGCCGCCCTGGAACGGCACCCGGGTGCTGTTCCTGCAGCACGCCTCCGACCCGGTGATCTGGTGGTCGCCGGACCTGCTGTTCGCGCGGCCCGACTGGCTGACCGAACCGCCCGGACCGGATCGCACCACGTCCATGCGGTGGTACCCGGTGGTGACGTTCTGGCAGGTCAGCGCCGACCTGTTCCACGGCGAGCAGATGCCCGCCGGGCATGGACACAACTATGCGGACACCATCTTGGACGGCTGGGTGGCGGTACTGCCGCCCCCGGGCTGGACTTCGGCTGACACCGAGCGCATCCGCACGGCCCTGCATCGCCGGTGA
- a CDS encoding DUF3073 domain-containing protein: protein MGRGRAKAKQTKVARELKYSSPTTDFTQLQRELAGSEVNDSDGDDSWNGDDDWRR from the coding sequence ATGGGCCGCGGCCGGGCTAAGGCGAAGCAGACCAAGGTTGCTCGAGAGCTGAAGTACAGCTCGCCAACAACCGATTTCACCCAGCTCCAACGTGAGCTGGCAGGGTCTGAGGTCAACGACTCCGACGGTGACGACTCCTGGAACGGCGACGACGACTGGCGCCGCTGA
- a CDS encoding sterol carrier family protein: MAAARSGSKPDPAQTRAAVLALVAWLHDEDQLAPDRAALAEAVRLTARTLAGLAPGASVEVRVPPFVAVQCIAGPRHTRGTPPNVVETDPRSWLLLATGLLEMGQATASGALRLSGSRAAEIADWLPLVKLDGC, encoded by the coding sequence ATGGCGGCCGCCCGATCAGGTTCCAAGCCGGACCCGGCGCAGACCCGCGCGGCAGTGCTGGCGCTCGTGGCGTGGCTGCACGACGAGGACCAGCTCGCTCCCGACCGGGCCGCGCTGGCCGAAGCGGTTCGGCTGACCGCGCGCACCTTGGCCGGGCTGGCCCCGGGCGCCAGCGTTGAGGTGCGCGTCCCGCCGTTCGTCGCGGTGCAGTGCATCGCCGGGCCGCGGCACACGCGCGGCACCCCGCCCAACGTCGTCGAGACCGATCCGCGCAGCTGGCTGCTGCTGGCCACCGGGCTGTTGGAGATGGGGCAGGCGACTGCTTCCGGCGCGCTGCGACTGTCCGGTTCGCGAGCCGCCGAGATCGCCGATTGGCTGCCATTGGTCAAACTTGACGGATGTTGA
- the purF gene encoding amidophosphoribosyltransferase: MPDQQVVDLENSPREECGVFGVWAPGEDVAKLTYYGLYALQHRGQEAAGIAVGDGSQVLVFKDLGLVSQVFEEQTLAAMPGHVAVGHCRYSTTGDTTWENAQPVFRNTAAGTGVALGHNGNLVNTAELAGRARELGLIDTRRPGVATTDSDILGALLAHGAADTSLEQAALELLPTARGAFCLTFMDENTLYAARDPWGVRPLSLGRLDRGWVVASETAALDIVGASFVRDIEPGELLAIDADGVRSSRFANPTPKGCVFEYVYLARPDSTIGGRSVHATRVEIGRRLAREHAVEADLVIGVPESGIPAAVGYAQESGIDYGQGLTKNAYVGRTFIQPSQTIRQLGIRLKLNPLREIIRGKRLIVVDDSIVRGNTQRALVRMLREAGAVEVHVRIASPPVKWPCFYGIDFASPAELIANAVEDETEMVEAVRRTIGADSLGYVGQDDMIAATEQPASRLCCACFDGRYPIELPDDSALGKNVIEQMLSNTARKAESDNDAAMSQP; this comes from the coding sequence GTGCCAGACCAGCAGGTAGTAGACCTTGAGAACTCCCCCCGTGAAGAATGCGGTGTCTTCGGAGTTTGGGCCCCCGGCGAAGATGTAGCCAAGCTCACCTATTACGGCCTCTATGCGCTGCAACACCGCGGCCAGGAGGCCGCCGGGATCGCAGTCGGCGACGGTTCGCAGGTCCTGGTCTTCAAAGACCTGGGTTTGGTCAGCCAGGTGTTCGAGGAGCAGACGCTGGCGGCCATGCCCGGCCACGTGGCGGTCGGGCACTGCCGATACTCCACCACCGGCGACACCACCTGGGAGAACGCCCAGCCGGTGTTTCGCAATACCGCGGCCGGCACCGGGGTGGCGCTGGGCCACAACGGCAACCTGGTCAACACCGCCGAGCTGGCCGGCCGCGCCCGCGAACTGGGCCTGATCGACACCCGCAGGCCCGGCGTGGCCACCACCGACTCCGACATCCTGGGTGCGCTGCTGGCGCACGGCGCCGCCGACACCTCACTGGAGCAGGCGGCGCTGGAGCTGCTGCCCACCGCGCGTGGCGCCTTCTGCCTGACATTCATGGACGAGAACACCCTGTACGCGGCCCGCGACCCGTGGGGTGTGCGGCCGCTGTCGCTGGGCCGGCTGGATCGCGGCTGGGTGGTGGCCTCCGAGACCGCCGCGCTCGACATCGTCGGCGCCTCCTTCGTCCGCGACATCGAGCCCGGTGAACTGCTGGCGATCGACGCCGACGGTGTGCGCTCCTCCCGGTTCGCCAACCCCACCCCGAAGGGGTGCGTCTTCGAATACGTGTATCTGGCCCGGCCCGACAGCACCATCGGAGGCCGGTCGGTGCACGCCACTCGGGTGGAGATCGGCCGCCGATTGGCCCGCGAGCATGCGGTGGAGGCGGATCTGGTCATCGGTGTGCCGGAATCCGGCATCCCCGCGGCGGTGGGCTACGCCCAGGAGTCCGGCATCGACTACGGCCAGGGCCTGACCAAGAACGCCTATGTCGGTCGCACCTTCATCCAGCCGTCGCAGACCATCCGCCAGCTCGGTATCCGGCTCAAGCTCAATCCGTTGCGGGAGATCATCCGCGGCAAGCGGCTGATCGTCGTCGACGACTCGATCGTGCGGGGTAACACCCAGCGTGCCCTGGTGCGGATGCTGCGTGAGGCCGGCGCCGTCGAGGTGCACGTGCGGATTGCCTCCCCACCGGTCAAGTGGCCGTGCTTCTACGGCATCGACTTCGCCTCGCCGGCCGAACTGATCGCCAACGCCGTCGAGGACGAGACCGAGATGGTCGAGGCGGTGCGGCGCACCATCGGCGCTGACAGCCTGGGCTACGTCGGGCAGGACGACATGATCGCGGCTACTGAGCAGCCCGCCTCGCGGCTGTGCTGTGCCTGCTTCGACGGCCGCTATCCGATCGAGCTGCCCGACGACAGTGCCCTGGGCAAGAACGTCATCGAGCAGATGCTGAGCAACACCGCCCGCAAAGCCGAAAGCGACAACGACGCTGCGATGAGTCAGCCCTAG
- a CDS encoding alpha/beta fold hydrolase: MQRYTRAGLTFDVRDSGPPDGTVVVLLHGFPQRNDSWNTVIDRLTAAGYRCLAPNQRGYSPGARPSRRRDYRMAELVADVGALIDASGAQRVHLVGHDWGAAVAWGVAAEMPERLATVSPVSVPHPAAFLKSMLTSRQGLASWYMVFFQLPRLPEWLLTRRKGAVAAQALRRSGQAEAAAQRDAAAMTEPGALTGGLNWYRGLPLSNLRDSNQQISVPTMYVWSDADVALRPTAARNTARYVDGPYRFEVLPGVSHWIPDTEPDRLADLLLDWFAAHPTD; this comes from the coding sequence ATGCAGCGCTATACCCGTGCCGGCCTGACCTTCGATGTTCGCGACTCCGGGCCGCCCGACGGGACCGTTGTGGTCTTGTTGCATGGGTTTCCGCAGCGCAACGACAGCTGGAATACCGTCATCGACAGGCTCACCGCCGCGGGCTACCGCTGTCTGGCCCCTAACCAGCGGGGCTATTCGCCGGGAGCCAGGCCGTCCCGGCGGCGCGACTACCGCATGGCCGAACTCGTCGCCGACGTGGGCGCACTGATCGACGCCAGCGGTGCGCAGCGCGTGCACCTGGTCGGACACGACTGGGGTGCCGCGGTCGCCTGGGGTGTGGCAGCCGAGATGCCCGAGCGGCTCGCCACCGTGTCGCCGGTGTCGGTGCCGCACCCGGCCGCCTTCCTGAAGTCGATGCTCACCAGCCGTCAGGGCCTGGCGTCGTGGTACATGGTTTTCTTCCAGTTGCCGCGGCTCCCGGAATGGCTGCTCACTCGCCGGAAGGGCGCCGTGGCGGCCCAAGCTCTGCGGCGCAGCGGGCAGGCCGAGGCCGCGGCCCAGCGGGACGCGGCGGCCATGACCGAACCGGGTGCGCTGACCGGCGGGCTCAACTGGTACCGGGGCCTGCCGTTGTCGAATCTGCGCGACAGCAACCAGCAGATCTCGGTACCGACGATGTATGTGTGGAGTGACGCCGACGTGGCGCTGAGACCCACGGCGGCGCGCAACACGGCACGCTACGTCGACGGCCCCTACCGATTCGAGGTCCTGCCCGGCGTCTCGCACTGGATCCCCGACACCGAGCCCGACCGGCTGGCCGACCTGCTGCTGGACTGGTTCGCCGCGCACCCCACCGACTGA